In uncultured Methanobrevibacter sp., the following are encoded in one genomic region:
- a CDS encoding homoserine acetyltransferase: MNDGKFIYEYDKFNLNNFKFQNGEILEDVTVEFILKGTPKYDDEGNIINAIIYCPNYDRNCFSINDYPQLTDSGTPFDLNKFFIISITSLGVPDSCCPSTTGLKYNFPKYDFLDKVNCKKQFIKEKLNIEKVHAIVGRGMGGYEVYTWACEYPDDMDVIIIANSSFKTNGYRYVIAKGIESIIDSSKDFYSDIYDESLTKTMITINKILYSQYFSKRIFQEMTNNEIDVLMDEFVEQGLFIDIYDYNLQNEAIIHYDIEDKLSNVKAKTLVLSPYDDLYFTPEFDTVPLKNLVDDCEIVVLSTCEDRSRQIYFKELISALNSFFKKIEK, from the coding sequence TTGAATGATGGAAAATTTATTTATGAATACGATAAATTCAATTTGAATAATTTCAAATTTCAAAATGGTGAAATTCTTGAAGATGTAACTGTTGAATTTATTTTAAAGGGCACTCCAAAATATGATGATGAAGGAAATATAATCAATGCTATCATTTACTGCCCCAATTATGATAGAAATTGTTTTTCAATAAATGACTATCCTCAGTTAACAGATTCCGGAACTCCTTTCGATTTAAATAAATTTTTTATTATTTCAATTACTTCTCTGGGAGTTCCAGATTCATGTTGTCCTTCCACAACAGGTTTGAAATACAATTTTCCTAAATATGATTTTTTAGACAAGGTAAATTGTAAAAAGCAATTCATTAAGGAAAAACTAAACATTGAAAAAGTTCATGCTATTGTTGGTAGGGGAATGGGTGGATATGAAGTTTATACTTGGGCCTGTGAGTATCCTGATGATATGGATGTTATAATAATTGCTAACAGTTCCTTTAAGACTAATGGATATAGGTATGTAATAGCTAAAGGAATTGAAAGTATCATTGATTCCAGTAAAGACTTTTATTCGGATATCTATGATGAATCTTTAACCAAAACTATGATTACTATAAATAAAATTTTATATTCTCAGTATTTCTCTAAGCGTATCTTTCAAGAAATGACCAATAATGAAATTGATGTGCTGATGGATGAATTTGTCGAGCAAGGTTTGTTCATAGATATTTATGATTATAACTTGCAAAATGAAGCAATTATTCATTATGATATTGAAGATAAATTAAGCAATGTCAAAGCCAAAACATTGGTTTTGAGTCCATATGATGATTTATATTTCACGCCTGAATTTGATACTGTTCCCTTGAAAAATCTCGTTGATGATTGTGAAATTGTTGTATTGTCTACATGCGAAGATAGATCAAGACAAATTTATTTTAAAGAACTTATTAGTGCTTTAAATTCATTTTTTAAAAAAATTGAAAAATAA
- the nadC gene encoding carboxylating nicotinate-nucleotide diphosphorylase, with amino-acid sequence MDKIIEYMLAEDEGFGDITSNAVVEKGLEISAQIISKDEGILAGMDIIKEVFEEYGVKVSFWLKDGSPISKNDLLMSVSGDARTILLLERTVLNLSMRMSGVASAANHYVNLVKDYSVRVAGTRKTSPAIAKFDKYALSVGGADTHRFGLDDMVLIKDNHIATCENPLDALLKAKTNTSFSKKIEIEVETLDDAIECVKNGADIVMLDNMSPEEVSEVINKLNELNIRKCSLIEVSGGITENTILDYAKLGVDIISIGALTHSSRSLNFSMRF; translated from the coding sequence TTGGATAAAATTATAGAATATATGTTGGCCGAGGATGAGGGATTCGGTGATATTACTTCAAATGCTGTTGTAGAAAAAGGTTTGGAAATATCTGCTCAGATAATTTCAAAAGATGAGGGAATTTTGGCAGGAATGGATATAATTAAAGAGGTATTTGAAGAATATGGTGTTAAGGTCAGCTTTTGGCTAAAGGATGGCTCTCCAATATCTAAAAATGATTTGCTCATGTCTGTTTCTGGTGATGCGAGAACAATACTGCTTTTGGAGAGGACAGTTTTGAATTTATCCATGAGAATGAGTGGAGTGGCCAGTGCAGCTAATCATTATGTTAATCTTGTCAAGGATTATAGTGTGAGGGTTGCTGGAACACGCAAGACTTCACCTGCAATTGCCAAATTTGATAAATATGCATTAAGTGTAGGTGGAGCAGATACTCATCGTTTCGGCTTGGATGATATGGTGTTGATTAAGGACAATCACATTGCTACATGTGAAAATCCTTTGGATGCTCTTCTTAAAGCTAAGACAAATACCAGCTTTTCTAAAAAGATAGAAATTGAAGTGGAAACACTTGATGATGCTATTGAATGTGTTAAAAATGGTGCTGATATCGTAATGCTTGATAACATGTCACCTGAGGAGGTCAGCGAAGTAATTAACAAGTTAAATGAACTAAACATTCGGAAATGTTCATTGATTGAAGTGTCAGGAGGCATTACTGAAAATACTATATTGGATTATGCCAAATTAGGCGTTGATATTATATCAATAGGGGCTTTAACCCATTCATCAAGAAGTCTAAACTTCAGCATGAGATTTTAA
- a CDS encoding DEAD/DEAH box helicase, which yields MDLETQNLVKKHLNAKDFAKFKKLTSKTTLYNVPDSLTGELRPYQKIGYSWLVQNIRYGFGSILADDMGLGKTIQVLTAILYYKEEGLLEDKTVLIIVPPTLISNWENEIKKFTPDLTYFIYHGSNRNYPLESYDIILTSYGIIRLDLDMFLDEKWFICVIDEAQNIKNPNTEQTKAIKTVNARSKVALTGTPIENKLMDYWSIFDFTNKGYLSTKDDFKRQFVMPIEKLEDEETLHELKAIAKPFVLRRLKTDEDIKKELPEKFINDIYCTLTKKQIKLYNAILEEIFFDIENSKGIQRKGIILKILTALKQTCNHPAQFLSIKNPKISESGKMELLVNILENILDNDEKVIIFTQYVEMGKLIQQLISKKFKQEVLFLHGSQTREEKSRIINTFQEDENYKIFVATLKTGGTGLNLTAAQNVIHYDLWWNPAVENQATDRVHRIGQENDVMVYRFITKGTLEETIDAISKHKTDLAAKSISNDETFLTEMTNEELKEVLKLRV from the coding sequence ATGGATTTGGAAACTCAAAATCTTGTTAAAAAACACCTTAATGCTAAAGATTTTGCTAAATTTAAAAAATTGACTAGTAAAACTACATTATACAATGTTCCAGACTCCCTAACCGGAGAGCTGAGACCCTATCAAAAAATTGGCTATTCATGGTTAGTTCAAAATATCAGATATGGATTTGGAAGCATACTCGCCGATGACATGGGTCTTGGAAAAACAATACAAGTATTAACTGCAATTCTTTACTACAAAGAAGAAGGTCTCCTAGAAGACAAAACCGTGCTAATTATTGTACCTCCAACTTTAATATCCAATTGGGAAAATGAAATTAAAAAATTCACACCCGATTTAACCTATTTTATTTACCACGGATCCAATAGAAATTACCCTTTGGAAAGCTATGACATCATTCTTACTTCCTATGGAATCATAAGACTAGACCTGGATATGTTTTTAGATGAAAAATGGTTTATATGTGTTATTGATGAAGCTCAAAATATTAAAAATCCAAACACTGAACAAACAAAAGCCATTAAAACTGTTAACGCCAGATCAAAAGTTGCCCTAACCGGAACACCTATTGAAAACAAATTAATGGACTACTGGTCAATATTTGATTTTACAAATAAGGGATACTTGTCAACAAAAGATGATTTTAAAAGGCAATTTGTAATGCCCATAGAAAAATTAGAAGATGAAGAAACATTGCATGAACTTAAAGCAATAGCCAAACCATTTGTTTTAAGACGTTTGAAGACCGATGAAGATATTAAAAAAGAATTGCCTGAAAAATTCATAAACGACATTTACTGCACTTTAACCAAAAAGCAAATAAAATTATACAATGCTATTCTGGAAGAAATATTTTTTGATATTGAAAATTCAAAAGGAATTCAAAGAAAAGGAATAATTCTTAAAATATTAACTGCACTAAAACAAACATGCAATCATCCTGCACAATTTTTATCTATCAAAAATCCAAAAATAAGTGAATCCGGAAAAATGGAACTTTTAGTGAACATATTGGAAAACATCTTGGACAATGATGAAAAGGTCATAATATTCACACAATATGTGGAAATGGGTAAACTAATCCAACAATTAATTTCTAAAAAGTTCAAGCAGGAAGTACTATTTTTACATGGATCACAAACAAGAGAAGAAAAATCAAGAATCATCAATACCTTCCAGGAGGATGAAAACTATAAAATTTTTGTTGCAACACTTAAGACCGGTGGAACAGGGTTAAATTTAACTGCTGCCCAAAATGTAATTCATTATGATTTATGGTGGAATCCTGCAGTGGAAAATCAGGCCACAGACAGGGTCCACAGAATTGGCCAGGAAAATGATGTGATGGTTTACAGATTCATTACCAAAGGAACATTGGAAGAAACAATCGATGCAATAAGCAAACATAAAACCGACCTTGCCGCCAAATCCATCAGTAACGATGAAACATTCCTTACTGAAATGACAAACGAAGAACTAAAAGAAGTTTTAAAATTAAGAGTATAA
- the nucS gene encoding endonuclease NucS has translation MKYKILEKPNCEDAYDLVHEALRKRATILIFACCKVNYEGRALSELDWGERIIMIKPDGAFLIHQDKKVEPVNWQPPKSKTRSYIKNDNLFLESHRRTPKELLTVEIRKIQFINYANIEDFEELEQAGYEKDMSDMIMEKPHMIEDGFIPTTREYSVEHGFIDILGKDKDNNLMVLELKARKAGVSAVKQLRRYLQDLENTDNDYLKECKAQKKKIRGLLVAPSIMNDAEELLEEEGIEFVSVEPPRELKRDKKITLDAF, from the coding sequence ATGAAATATAAAATTTTAGAAAAACCTAATTGTGAAGATGCATATGATTTGGTTCATGAAGCTTTGCGTAAAAGAGCGACAATATTAATATTTGCATGCTGCAAAGTCAATTATGAAGGTAGAGCATTAAGTGAGCTAGATTGGGGAGAACGTATAATTATGATAAAGCCCGATGGGGCATTCTTAATCCACCAAGACAAAAAAGTAGAACCGGTCAATTGGCAACCTCCAAAATCAAAAACAAGAAGTTACATTAAAAATGACAATCTTTTCTTAGAAAGCCACAGAAGAACACCCAAAGAGTTGCTAACAGTCGAGATAAGAAAAATCCAGTTTATCAATTATGCCAATATTGAAGACTTTGAAGAACTCGAACAGGCAGGATATGAAAAAGACATGAGCGATATGATAATGGAAAAACCACACATGATTGAAGACGGTTTTATTCCAACCACACGAGAATATAGCGTGGAGCATGGTTTTATTGACATTTTAGGAAAAGATAAAGATAATAATTTAATGGTTTTGGAATTAAAAGCTCGTAAAGCTGGAGTCAGTGCAGTAAAACAACTAAGAAGATACCTCCAAGACCTTGAAAATACAGATAATGATTATCTAAAAGAATGTAAAGCTCAAAAGAAAAAAATTCGAGGATTGCTCGTGGCCCCATCAATCATGAATGATGCGGAAGAACTTCTTGAAGAAGAGGGCATTGAATTCGTATCAGTTGAACCTCCTCGAGAATTAAAAAGAGATAAGAAAATAACATTAGATGCATTTTAA
- a CDS encoding zinc ribbon domain-containing protein — protein MKKCPECGNPSYDGAPVCGNCGYKFPKPKTKVIKEESIFDKAPEPKKPSTDESTVNILKEKKLVIGAILIITLIVICGIVLTGSHHNNNSSVSSNDLIKVSEGAFSFKYPGNWEEINGSDAEHTNAKFYKNENNTIIEYYNSTLESSSLKEITKDRISYAQNNNSYVELVETIKLDGRNSSNIILENADGNYTRFVSLFSDGKLYVFKITGESMNAVTSDDITTMINTADIA, from the coding sequence GTGAAAAAATGTCCTGAATGTGGAAATCCAAGTTATGATGGTGCTCCTGTTTGTGGAAATTGTGGTTACAAATTCCCTAAACCAAAAACTAAAGTCATTAAAGAAGAAAGTATCTTTGACAAAGCACCAGAACCAAAGAAACCTTCCACTGATGAAAGCACTGTCAATATTTTAAAAGAAAAAAAACTTGTTATTGGTGCAATACTTATAATAACTTTAATTGTGATTTGTGGAATTGTTTTAACTGGATCACACCATAACAATAACTCTTCAGTATCAAGTAACGATTTAATTAAAGTTAGTGAAGGAGCATTCTCATTCAAATATCCTGGAAATTGGGAAGAAATTAATGGAAGTGATGCAGAACACACAAATGCAAAATTCTATAAAAACGAAAACAATACCATAATTGAATATTACAATAGTACACTAGAGTCTTCATCCCTAAAAGAAATTACTAAAGATAGAATCAGTTATGCTCAAAATAATAATTCCTATGTGGAACTTGTTGAAACCATTAAATTAGATGGTAGAAATTCCTCAAATATTATTTTAGAAAATGCTGACGGTAATTATACAAGATTTGTTTCATTATTTAGTGATGGAAAGCTATATGTATTTAAAATTACTGGAGAATCAATGAATGCAGTTACTTCAGATGATATTACTACAATGATAAATACTGCAGACATTGCTTAA
- a CDS encoding mechanosensitive ion channel family protein: MNILATIDNNVQTIIYIIIIIVSTTVITKLIEYLMKKRKNHSRNITAAFLIKDLVIYALYFIALMYILQLFGVNLAGTLLSLGIVGIGVSFAAKDIISNLFSGIILILGKSIKVGDTIEIEGNKGTIESISLRSTVIVDNLGVKIHIPNSTLTNNPYNGFKSNELRRVDLYIGLPLNIDVEDFKEYIIKKIVTYDTIDKTIRPNVFVTETSFIQVKLKVSFWVKDYDSDDRWNLITSARDKYKVVITNDIRKYIVMMGEKNE, translated from the coding sequence ATGAACATTTTAGCAACAATTGATAATAATGTACAAACTATAATTTACATAATAATCATTATTGTTTCAACTACAGTCATAACAAAACTTATTGAATATTTAATGAAAAAAAGGAAAAACCATAGCCGTAATATTACTGCAGCATTCCTTATTAAAGACCTTGTAATTTACGCACTATATTTTATTGCATTAATGTACATTTTACAGTTATTTGGAGTGAACCTTGCAGGAACATTATTGAGTTTAGGTATTGTAGGTATTGGAGTGAGTTTTGCGGCCAAAGACATTATTTCCAATTTATTTTCAGGAATAATATTAATACTTGGAAAAAGCATTAAAGTTGGAGATACTATTGAAATTGAGGGCAATAAAGGAACTATCGAGAGTATTTCCCTAAGATCAACGGTTATCGTTGATAATTTAGGAGTAAAAATTCATATTCCAAACTCCACATTAACAAATAATCCATATAATGGATTTAAATCTAATGAACTACGTAGAGTAGATTTATATATTGGATTGCCATTAAATATTGATGTTGAGGACTTTAAAGAATATATTATTAAGAAAATTGTAACTTATGATACAATAGATAAAACTATAAGACCTAATGTTTTTGTAACTGAAACCAGCTTTATACAAGTCAAACTTAAAGTATCTTTTTGGGTAAAAGATTATGACAGTGATGATAGATGGAATTTAATAACATCCGCTAGAGATAAATATAAAGTAGTAATAACTAACGATATTAGAAAATATATTGTTATGATGGGTGAGAAAAATGAGTAG
- the nadA gene encoding quinolinate synthase NadA codes for MSSSIQEEILKLKEEKNAIILAHNYQPKEIQEIADFLGDSLELCIKASEIDDKDLVIFCGVDFMAETAYILNPDKKIVIPTLEAECPMAHMLPEEELLKAKEEHPDAGVILYVNSIAEAKQHADTLCTSANAVKVTESLKQDKILFGPDTNLGTHVAKEVDKEIIPVPKGGHCYVHKLFHVEDVELKREQHPNAEIICHPECNIEVQEACDQVMSTGGMLRYITSSDKEEFVLGTEIDMITRINLEIEGKKLYPLLEGAICETMKLHTLEKVRDSLVNEAPQVTLPKEVAEKSLKAVQHMLDASK; via the coding sequence ATGAGTAGTTCAATACAGGAAGAAATTTTAAAATTAAAAGAAGAAAAAAATGCTATAATATTAGCGCACAATTACCAGCCTAAAGAAATTCAGGAAATTGCCGATTTTTTAGGAGATTCATTAGAATTATGTATTAAAGCCTCTGAAATTGATGATAAAGATTTAGTTATCTTTTGCGGTGTTGACTTCATGGCAGAAACTGCATATATCCTAAATCCAGATAAAAAAATTGTTATTCCAACTCTTGAAGCGGAATGTCCAATGGCACATATGTTACCAGAAGAGGAATTATTAAAAGCAAAAGAGGAACATCCTGATGCAGGAGTTATTCTTTACGTGAATAGTATCGCAGAAGCAAAGCAGCATGCAGACACATTATGTACTTCAGCCAATGCTGTTAAGGTTACTGAAAGCTTAAAGCAAGACAAAATATTATTTGGCCCTGACACTAACTTGGGAACACATGTTGCTAAAGAAGTGGATAAAGAAATCATCCCTGTTCCAAAAGGCGGACACTGTTATGTTCACAAACTGTTCCATGTTGAAGATGTTGAACTAAAAAGAGAACAGCATCCTAATGCAGAGATAATCTGCCACCCAGAATGTAATATTGAAGTTCAAGAAGCTTGTGACCAAGTAATGTCAACTGGAGGCATGTTAAGATACATTACCTCAAGTGATAAGGAAGAATTTGTACTTGGAACTGAAATTGATATGATTACTAGAATCAATTTGGAAATTGAAGGCAAAAAACTATACCCATTACTTGAAGGGGCAATCTGTGAAACTATGAAATTACACACCCTAGAAAAAGTAAGAGATTCACTTGTAAATGAAGCTCCACAAGTCACATTGCCAAAAGAAGTTGCTGAAAAATCTTTAAAAGCGGTTCAGCATATGCTTGATGCATCAAAATAG
- the rnz gene encoding ribonuclease Z has translation MEIIFLGTSSAVHSKERNQVSIAVKAFGKVMLFDCGEGTQRQMLHTKVSPMKISKIFITHFHGDHILGLPGLIQSLGLHGRDEKLIIYGPKGLHKVRDAILNFGYCKYEYPLEFIEIEPGIIEETEEYIIKCQSVRHNVPALAYSIEEKKKPRFLREKAIELGVPVGPLFGKLHNGQEVEVDGRIIKPEQVLGEPRKGIKLTYSGDTRPCEEMINLAKDSTLLIHESTFTRQDEENAEEHGHSTAADAAYVAKQSNCRELILTHISTRYNGEFSKIILNEAREIFENTEIAYDLMEIEIK, from the coding sequence ATGGAAATAATATTTTTAGGAACCTCTTCAGCAGTACATTCAAAGGAGAGAAATCAAGTTTCAATTGCAGTTAAGGCATTCGGAAAAGTGATGTTATTTGATTGTGGAGAAGGAACTCAAAGACAAATGCTTCACACAAAAGTAAGCCCTATGAAAATATCCAAGATATTTATCACACATTTTCATGGAGACCATATTTTAGGCCTTCCAGGACTCATACAATCCCTAGGACTACATGGCAGGGATGAAAAACTAATAATATATGGTCCTAAAGGATTGCATAAAGTCAGAGATGCAATATTAAATTTCGGATATTGCAAATATGAATATCCTCTCGAATTCATTGAAATAGAACCAGGCATTATTGAAGAAACTGAAGAATACATTATCAAATGTCAGTCAGTCAGACATAATGTTCCAGCCCTTGCATATTCAATTGAAGAAAAGAAAAAACCAAGATTTTTGAGAGAAAAAGCTATTGAATTGGGAGTTCCCGTAGGCCCTCTTTTCGGCAAATTGCACAATGGACAGGAAGTTGAAGTTGATGGGCGAATCATAAAGCCGGAACAGGTTCTTGGAGAACCTAGAAAAGGAATTAAACTCACATATTCTGGAGACACCAGACCCTGTGAAGAAATGATTAACCTTGCAAAAGACAGCACACTTTTAATCCACGAATCAACATTTACACGTCAAGATGAAGAAAATGCAGAAGAACATGGTCATTCCACAGCAGCTGATGCAGCATATGTTGCAAAGCAATCAAACTGTAGAGAATTGATTTTAACACACATCAGCACACGTTATAACGGAGAATTTTCTAAAATTATATTGAATGAAGCACGAGAAATTTTTGAAAATACTGAAATCGCTTACGATTTAATGGAAATTGAAATTAAATGA
- a CDS encoding alpha/beta fold hydrolase → MYDEDYFDDKNEFFTLDSFEFENGNVLKNLKVEYTTFGTPKYNDEGIIENVIVYCHGSLGNFASMKKILPLVGENDPFDESKYFFICLSALGSPGSCSPSSTNLKNKFPKYTIKDVVNFQKQFLAEKFNISHVLGMIGNSMGGFVSLTQAIEDPDFADFIICGVSSYKVAGHDFILSKFVNEIIESDPDYNRGEMTYSLIRTLRLANLAEFNFGLSKKALRDMSNEELSAEFENFGNESINVDIYDVKYCNESCMYYNVENDLGKIKSKVLIISCKHDPHFPPELDGIPMSEMINESELIIMDSDLGHLCFNELETISSQLADFMENFEG, encoded by the coding sequence ATTTACGATGAAGATTATTTTGATGATAAAAATGAATTTTTTACTTTAGATTCATTTGAATTTGAAAATGGAAATGTTCTTAAAAATCTCAAAGTTGAATATACGACTTTTGGAACTCCAAAATATAATGATGAAGGCATTATTGAAAATGTGATTGTGTATTGTCATGGTTCCTTGGGCAATTTCGCTTCAATGAAAAAAATTTTACCATTGGTTGGAGAAAATGACCCCTTTGATGAAAGCAAATACTTTTTTATATGTTTATCTGCATTGGGATCTCCAGGGTCATGTTCCCCATCATCTACTAATTTAAAAAATAAATTTCCAAAATACACGATTAAAGATGTTGTCAATTTTCAAAAACAATTTTTAGCCGAAAAATTCAATATTTCTCATGTTTTGGGAATGATTGGAAATTCAATGGGTGGATTTGTCAGTTTAACTCAAGCAATTGAAGACCCTGATTTTGCAGATTTCATAATCTGCGGGGTAAGTAGCTATAAGGTTGCGGGACATGATTTTATTTTATCAAAGTTTGTCAATGAAATTATAGAATCTGATCCGGACTACAACAGGGGAGAGATGACTTACTCTTTGATTAGGACATTGAGATTGGCTAATCTAGCAGAATTTAATTTTGGACTTTCTAAAAAAGCCTTACGTGATATGAGTAATGAGGAATTAAGTGCAGAATTTGAAAACTTTGGAAATGAAAGTATAAATGTTGATATTTATGATGTGAAGTATTGCAACGAGTCCTGTATGTATTATAATGTTGAAAATGATTTGGGCAAAATCAAATCTAAAGTGTTGATTATATCCTGCAAACATGATCCTCATTTCCCTCCGGAACTTGATGGAATTCCAATGTCTGAAATGATTAATGAATCTGAATTGATTATTATGGATTCTGATTTGGGACATTTATGTTTCAATGAACTTGAAACAATTTCTTCCCAATTGGCTGATTTCATGGAAAATTTTGAGGGATAA
- a CDS encoding DUF5750 family protein — MDVKISDYGGAEGKKFIEYTIFGLSWEQIKYLDENLTESTFVDGDLLKIKMYFEDKLYPFQSEVSRIRLDDFISREEIEMNVFLSSFLEDM, encoded by the coding sequence ATGGATGTAAAAATTTCCGATTATGGTGGTGCTGAAGGTAAGAAATTCATAGAATATACCATTTTCGGATTGTCATGGGAACAAATCAAATATTTGGATGAAAATTTGACCGAATCCACATTTGTTGATGGGGATTTGTTAAAGATTAAAATGTATTTTGAAGATAAGTTATATCCTTTTCAAAGTGAGGTTTCAAGAATTCGCCTTGATGATTTCATCTCAAGGGAAGAAATAGAAATGAATGTGTTTCTTTCAAGCTTTTTAGAGGACATGTAA